In Pseudomonas alcaliphila JAB1, a single window of DNA contains:
- a CDS encoding septal ring lytic transglycosylase RlpA family protein, with protein MSASKLLPLAACVTAALLLASCSSKRAPQPAVVPGPSAGISGPDDFNRPHKDGAPWWDVDVSKIQDAIPMPHYGPVKASPYVVFGKQYYPIQDARRYQAVGPASWYGTKFHGQATANGETYDLYGMTAAHKTLPLPSYVRVTNLENDKVVILRVNDRGPFYSDRIIDLSFAAAKKLGFAEKGTARVKVEGIDPHEWWAQQGRPVPLVLANNQPAKAAVAQPVAQPVSQPVEHYSPPPTQHAAAVVPVQIDAKKNDLLGASGLYLQVGAFANPDAAELLKSKLSQTSSVPVFISSVVRDQQILHRVRMGPISNQGEAEQLQSSVRLANLGQPTLVRAD; from the coding sequence ATGAGTGCGTCCAAACTGCTGCCGCTGGCAGCCTGCGTAACTGCAGCGCTGTTGCTGGCGAGCTGTTCTTCCAAGCGAGCACCGCAGCCTGCGGTGGTGCCCGGTCCGTCGGCTGGTATTTCCGGCCCGGATGATTTCAATCGACCGCACAAGGATGGCGCGCCCTGGTGGGACGTCGACGTGTCGAAGATTCAGGACGCCATCCCCATGCCCCATTACGGGCCGGTCAAGGCCAGCCCCTATGTGGTGTTCGGCAAACAGTACTACCCGATTCAGGACGCCCGTCGCTACCAGGCGGTCGGTCCGGCTTCCTGGTATGGCACCAAGTTTCATGGCCAGGCCACTGCCAACGGCGAGACCTACGACCTGTACGGCATGACCGCAGCACACAAGACGCTGCCGCTGCCCAGCTACGTACGGGTGACCAACCTGGAAAACGACAAGGTGGTGATCCTGCGGGTCAACGACCGTGGGCCGTTCTACTCCGACCGTATCATCGACCTGTCCTTTGCCGCGGCCAAAAAGCTCGGCTTCGCTGAAAAAGGCACTGCGCGGGTCAAGGTCGAAGGCATCGACCCGCATGAGTGGTGGGCGCAGCAGGGCCGTCCGGTGCCGCTGGTGCTGGCCAACAATCAGCCGGCCAAGGCTGCCGTTGCCCAGCCCGTCGCGCAGCCTGTGTCGCAGCCTGTCGAACACTATTCGCCGCCGCCGACGCAGCACGCCGCTGCGGTGGTGCCGGTGCAGATCGACGCAAAAAAAAACGATTTACTCGGAGCCTCTGGCCTGTATCTCCAGGTGGGAGCCTTCGCCAATCCGGACGCTGCGGAGCTGCTCAAGTCCAAGCTGAGCCAGACCAGCAGTGTGCCGGTGTTCATCAGCTCAGTGGTGCGCGACCAGCAGATTCTGCATCGGGTGCGCATGGGGCCGATCAGCAACCAGGGCGAGGCTGAGCAACTGCAGAGCAGTGTGCGCCTGGCCAATCTGGGGCAGCCCACGCTGGTACGTGCCGACTGA
- the mltB gene encoding lytic murein transglycosylase B: MHSLRSWAARTLIGVGIAGALGSGAQALAADYDGSPQVAEFVEEMTRDYGFASEQLVSLFAEVERKQAILDAISRPAEKVKPWKDYRPIFITDKRIAQGVEFWNKHQAALEKAEAEYGVPPQFIVAIIGVETFYGGNTGSWRVMDALSTLAFDYPPRAPFFRKELREFLLLTREEQVDPITLKGSYAGAMGLPQFMPSSFRAYAVDFDGDGHINIWSNPTDAIGSVASYFKRHGWQAGGQVASRVEASGTRVDEGLTQGLDPVKSVAELRALGWQSQDKLAEDLPVTAFRLEGAQGDEYWFGLPNFYTITRYNRSVMYAMAVNQLAELLVEARGNR; the protein is encoded by the coding sequence ATGCATTCTCTGCGTAGTTGGGCTGCTCGTACGCTCATTGGAGTCGGTATCGCCGGCGCGCTTGGTTCTGGCGCACAGGCGCTGGCGGCCGATTACGACGGCTCGCCGCAGGTGGCCGAGTTCGTCGAGGAAATGACCCGCGACTATGGTTTCGCCAGCGAGCAACTGGTCAGTCTGTTCGCCGAGGTCGAGCGCAAGCAGGCGATTCTCGATGCCATCTCGCGCCCGGCAGAGAAGGTCAAGCCCTGGAAGGACTACCGGCCGATCTTCATTACCGACAAGCGCATCGCCCAGGGCGTGGAGTTCTGGAACAAGCACCAGGCTGCGCTGGAAAAGGCTGAGGCCGAGTACGGTGTGCCGCCGCAGTTCATCGTCGCCATCATCGGCGTGGAAACCTTCTATGGCGGCAACACCGGCAGTTGGCGGGTGATGGACGCCCTGTCCACGCTAGCCTTCGACTACCCGCCGCGTGCGCCGTTCTTTCGCAAGGAACTGCGCGAATTTCTGCTGCTGACCCGTGAGGAGCAGGTCGATCCGATCACCCTCAAGGGGTCTTATGCTGGTGCCATGGGCTTGCCACAGTTCATGCCGAGCAGTTTCCGTGCTTACGCCGTGGACTTCGATGGCGACGGCCATATCAACATCTGGAGCAACCCGACCGATGCCATCGGCAGTGTTGCCAGCTATTTCAAGCGCCACGGCTGGCAGGCCGGCGGTCAGGTCGCCAGTCGCGTCGAGGCCAGTGGTACTCGCGTCGACGAAGGCCTGACGCAGGGGCTGGACCCGGTGAAGAGCGTCGCCGAGCTGCGCGCGCTGGGCTGGCAGAGCCAGGACAAGCTGGCCGAAGATCTGCCGGTGACCGCGTTTCGTCTGGAAGGCGCGCAAGGCGACGAATACTGGTTCGGTTTGCCCAACTTCTACACCATCACCCGCTACAATCGCAGCGTGATGTATGCCATGGCGGTCAACCAACTGGCCGAACTGCTGGTCGAAGCGCGGGGTAATCGATGA
- the rodA gene encoding rod shape-determining protein RodA, giving the protein MRRRASLLQRMHIDGWLLLLLLILGAGSLFILYSASGKNVDLLLKQASSFGIGMLAVVVIAQFDPRFMARWVPLAYVAGVALLMAVEVMGHTAMGATRWINIPGVIRFQPSELMKIIMPMTVAWYLSRHNLPPRFKHIVISLAMIGVPFVLILKQPDLGTSLLVLASGAFVVFMAGLQWRWIVGAAAAVVPIAIGMWYFVMHDYQKRRVLTFLNPESDPLGAGWNIIQSKAAIGSGGVLGKGWLLGTQSHLDFLPESHTDFIIAVLAEEFGLVGVCLLLLLYLLLLARGLVITAQAQTLFGKLLAGALTMTFFVYVFVNIGMVSGLLPVVGVPLPFISYGGTHLVTLLSGFGVLMAIHTHRKWIAQV; this is encoded by the coding sequence CTGCGTCGTCGCGCCAGCCTGCTACAGCGCATGCATATCGACGGCTGGTTGCTGTTGCTGTTGCTGATTCTGGGTGCCGGCAGCCTGTTCATTCTTTATTCGGCCAGTGGCAAGAATGTCGACCTGCTGCTCAAGCAGGCATCATCCTTCGGCATCGGTATGCTCGCGGTGGTCGTGATCGCCCAGTTCGACCCGCGCTTCATGGCGCGCTGGGTACCCCTTGCCTACGTTGCGGGCGTCGCCTTGCTGATGGCGGTGGAGGTGATGGGCCACACCGCGATGGGGGCGACTCGCTGGATCAACATCCCGGGCGTGATCCGCTTCCAGCCCTCGGAGCTGATGAAAATCATCATGCCGATGACCGTCGCCTGGTACCTGTCGCGACATAACCTGCCGCCGCGCTTCAAGCACATCGTTATCAGCCTGGCGATGATTGGCGTGCCTTTCGTGCTGATCCTCAAGCAGCCGGATCTCGGTACTTCGCTGCTGGTACTGGCGTCGGGCGCTTTCGTCGTGTTCATGGCCGGTCTGCAGTGGCGCTGGATTGTCGGTGCAGCGGCGGCGGTGGTGCCGATTGCGATAGGCATGTGGTACTTCGTCATGCATGACTACCAGAAGCGCCGTGTGTTGACCTTCCTCAACCCGGAGAGCGATCCGCTGGGGGCGGGTTGGAACATCATCCAGTCCAAGGCGGCCATCGGTTCTGGCGGCGTATTGGGCAAGGGCTGGTTGCTGGGTACCCAGTCACACCTGGATTTTTTGCCGGAAAGCCATACGGACTTTATCATTGCCGTGCTCGCGGAGGAGTTCGGCCTGGTTGGCGTCTGTCTGTTGTTGCTGCTCTATCTGCTGCTGCTGGCGCGTGGCCTGGTGATTACCGCCCAGGCGCAGACGCTGTTCGGCAAGCTGCTGGCCGGGGCGCTGACCATGACCTTCTTCGTCTACGTATTCGTCAACATCGGCATGGTCAGCGGGCTGCTGCCGGTGGTTGGGGTGCCGCTGCCCTTCATTAGTTACGGCGGAACCCATCTGGTCACGCTGTTGTCTGGCTTCGGGGTATTGATGGCGATCCACACCCACAGAAAGTGGATCGCTCAGGTTTGA
- the mrdA gene encoding penicillin-binding protein 2, whose protein sequence is MPQPIRLKDHEKDARLVKRRVLVGGVVIILLTCVLIMRMYYLQVIQYEHHSTLAENNRIHVQPIPPTRGLIFDRNGVIIADNRPSFSLTVTRERAGDWPSVLDAVVEVLELSEDDRALFERRVRQGRRPFEPVPILFELSEEQIARIAVNQFRLPGVEVAAQLVRHYPQQEHFAHSVGYVGRINEQELKRLDPTDYAGTHHIGKTGIERFYEDELHGEVGYEEVETNARGRVLRVLNRVDPKPGKDIVLSLDVHLQEAAENALGGRRGAVVAIDPNNGEVLAMVSQPSFDPNPFVTGISFKAYGELRDSIDQPLYNRVLRGLYPPGSTIKPMVAVAGLDAGVVTPQTRVFDPGFYQLPNHSHKYRNWNRSGDGWVDLNLAIARSNDTYFYDLAHKMGVDRMHDYMSRFGLGQRVALDMFEETAGLMPSRDWKRARYRQPWYPGETLILGIGQGYMQTTPLQLAQATALMATRGKWIRPHLAKSVDGRLPVDPNPMPDIVLRDPKFWEYGIRAMEDVLHGARGTARKVGDSSVYRIAGKSGTAQVVAIKQGEKYDRNKVQERHRDHALFVGFAPANNPQIAVAVMVENGESGSGVAAPVVKQVMDAWLLDKETGQLKAEFALPQTAEVSQR, encoded by the coding sequence ATGCCGCAGCCGATTCGCCTCAAGGATCATGAAAAGGACGCTCGCCTGGTCAAGCGCCGGGTGCTCGTTGGCGGCGTCGTGATCATCCTGCTGACCTGCGTGCTGATCATGCGCATGTACTACCTGCAGGTGATTCAGTACGAGCATCACAGCACCCTGGCGGAGAACAACCGCATCCATGTGCAGCCGATCCCGCCGACCCGCGGGCTGATCTTCGACCGCAATGGCGTGATCATCGCCGACAACCGCCCCAGCTTCAGCCTGACCGTGACCCGCGAACGCGCCGGTGACTGGCCGAGCGTGCTCGATGCGGTGGTCGAGGTGCTGGAACTCAGCGAGGATGATCGTGCCCTGTTCGAGCGCCGCGTGCGCCAGGGGCGGCGTCCGTTCGAGCCGGTGCCGATTCTGTTCGAACTGTCCGAAGAGCAGATCGCTCGCATTGCGGTCAACCAGTTCCGCCTGCCTGGCGTCGAGGTGGCGGCGCAACTGGTGCGGCATTATCCGCAGCAGGAACACTTCGCGCATTCGGTCGGCTACGTCGGGCGCATCAACGAGCAGGAGCTCAAGCGTCTGGATCCGACCGATTACGCCGGCACCCACCATATCGGCAAGACCGGTATCGAGCGTTTCTACGAGGACGAGTTGCACGGCGAAGTCGGCTATGAAGAGGTCGAGACCAATGCCCGTGGTCGCGTGTTGCGTGTGCTCAATCGTGTCGATCCGAAACCGGGCAAGGACATCGTGCTCAGCCTCGATGTCCACTTGCAGGAAGCGGCCGAGAACGCCCTCGGTGGGCGTCGTGGCGCTGTGGTGGCCATCGATCCGAACAATGGCGAAGTGCTGGCGATGGTCAGCCAGCCCAGTTTCGACCCCAACCCGTTCGTCACCGGCATCAGTTTCAAGGCCTATGGCGAACTGCGCGACTCCATTGACCAGCCGCTGTACAACCGCGTGTTGCGTGGCCTTTATCCGCCGGGCTCGACTATCAAGCCGATGGTGGCTGTGGCCGGTCTCGATGCTGGCGTGGTCACCCCGCAGACCCGGGTGTTCGACCCGGGCTTCTATCAGTTGCCCAATCACAGCCATAAGTACCGTAACTGGAACCGCAGCGGTGATGGCTGGGTCGATCTCAACCTGGCCATCGCCCGTTCCAACGACACCTACTTCTACGACCTGGCGCACAAGATGGGCGTCGATCGCATGCATGACTACATGAGCCGCTTCGGCCTCGGCCAGCGCGTGGCGCTGGACATGTTCGAGGAGACCGCCGGCCTGATGCCTTCGCGTGACTGGAAGCGGGCGCGTTATCGCCAGCCCTGGTACCCGGGTGAGACGCTGATTCTCGGCATTGGCCAGGGCTATATGCAGACCACACCGCTGCAGTTGGCGCAGGCCACCGCGCTGATGGCCACGCGTGGCAAGTGGATTCGTCCGCACCTGGCCAAGAGTGTCGACGGCCGCCTGCCTGTAGACCCCAATCCGATGCCCGATATCGTCCTGCGTGATCCGAAGTTCTGGGAGTATGGCATTCGTGCTATGGAAGACGTGCTGCACGGTGCCCGTGGTACGGCGCGCAAGGTCGGTGACAGTTCGGTCTACCGCATCGCCGGCAAGAGCGGCACGGCCCAGGTGGTGGCGATCAAACAGGGTGAGAAATACGACCGCAACAAGGTGCAGGAGCGCCACCGCGATCACGCCCTGTTCGTCGGTTTTGCACCCGCCAATAACCCGCAGATAGCCGTCGCGGTGATGGTGGAGAACGGCGAGTCAGGCTCCGGCGTCGCCGCCCCGGTGGTCAAGCAGGTGATGGACGCTTGGCTGCTGGATAAAGAGACCGGTCAGCTCAAAGCCGAATTCGCCTTGCCCCAGACTGCCGAGGTCAGCCAGCGATGA
- the rlmH gene encoding 23S rRNA (pseudouridine(1915)-N(3))-methyltransferase RlmH yields the protein MRIKLIAVGSRMPRWVEEGWQEYVKRLPAELPLELVEIPLNTRGKNADVARLIRQEGEAMLSKVQPGERIVTLEVHGKPWSTEQLAAELERWRLDARNVNLMVGGPEGLAPEVCARSEQRWSLSPLTLPHPLVRILLGEQIYRAWTVLSGHPYHK from the coding sequence GTGCGGATCAAGTTGATCGCCGTCGGTTCGCGCATGCCGCGCTGGGTCGAGGAGGGCTGGCAGGAGTACGTCAAGCGTCTGCCTGCAGAACTGCCGCTGGAACTGGTGGAAATTCCCCTCAACACCCGCGGCAAGAATGCCGACGTTGCCCGCCTGATCCGTCAGGAGGGAGAGGCCATGCTGAGCAAGGTGCAGCCCGGCGAACGTATCGTCACGCTGGAGGTCCATGGCAAGCCGTGGAGCACCGAGCAACTGGCGGCGGAGCTGGAGCGCTGGCGTCTCGATGCGCGCAACGTCAACCTCATGGTCGGCGGTCCGGAAGGGCTGGCACCGGAAGTGTGCGCGCGCAGTGAGCAGCGCTGGTCACTATCACCACTGACGTTGCCCCATCCGCTGGTGCGTATCCTGCTTGGCGAGCAGATCTACCGCGCCTGGACCGTATTGTCCGGCCATCCGTACCACAAGTGA
- the rsfS gene encoding ribosome silencing factor: MPSEELVKIAVAALEEIKATDITVIDVKDKTSITDFMVIASGSSSRQVKSLVENVLEKVKEQGVRPIGSEGLDSGEWALLDLGDIVVHVMLPTARQFYDLERLWQGAEQSRAQHSAE; this comes from the coding sequence ATGCCCAGCGAAGAGCTGGTCAAGATCGCCGTGGCGGCGCTGGAAGAAATCAAGGCGACCGACATCACGGTGATCGACGTCAAGGACAAGACCAGCATCACCGACTTCATGGTGATCGCCAGCGGTAGCTCCAGCCGTCAGGTCAAGTCGCTGGTGGAAAACGTGCTGGAAAAGGTCAAGGAGCAGGGCGTGCGCCCGATCGGTAGCGAAGGTCTGGACAGCGGCGAATGGGCCCTGCTCGACCTGGGCGACATCGTCGTGCACGTGATGCTGCCGACCGCGCGTCAGTTCTATGACCTCGAGCGCCTGTGGCAGGGCGCCGAGCAGAGCCGCGCTCAGCACAGCGCCGAGTAA
- the nadD gene encoding nicotinate-nucleotide adenylyltransferase, whose protein sequence is MKRIGARRIGLLGGTFNPVHIGHLRAALEVAEFMALDQLRLIPSARPPHRDAPQATAEQRLAMVQLAVFGEPLLTVDDRELRRDKPSYTVDTLESVRAELAADDQLFLLLGWDAFCGLPSWHRWQELLEHCHLLVLQRPDADSEAPEALRDLLAARSVSDPLSLQGAGGQISFIWQTPLAISATQIRHLLATDRSARYLLPDAVLAYIQAHDLYRAPNA, encoded by the coding sequence ATGAAACGGATCGGCGCCCGACGCATCGGCCTGCTCGGCGGTACCTTCAATCCGGTGCACATCGGGCATCTGCGTGCGGCACTGGAAGTGGCTGAGTTCATGGCGCTGGACCAGCTGCGGCTGATTCCCAGCGCCAGGCCGCCGCATCGCGACGCGCCGCAGGCAACAGCCGAGCAGCGCTTGGCCATGGTTCAGCTGGCGGTGTTTGGCGAGCCGCTGCTGACGGTCGATGACCGCGAGCTGCGCCGCGACAAACCGTCTTATACGGTGGACACGCTGGAGTCGGTGCGCGCCGAGCTGGCAGCGGACGATCAGCTGTTTCTGCTGCTCGGCTGGGACGCTTTCTGCGGCTTGCCGAGTTGGCATCGCTGGCAGGAACTGCTCGAGCATTGCCACCTGTTGGTGCTGCAACGGCCGGATGCCGACAGCGAAGCGCCGGAGGCGCTGCGCGATCTGCTGGCCGCGCGCAGTGTCAGCGACCCGCTGAGCCTGCAGGGTGCAGGCGGGCAAATCAGTTTCATCTGGCAGACTCCGCTGGCGATTTCCGCCACGCAGATTCGCCACTTACTGGCAACCGACCGCTCGGCGCGCTATCTGCTGCCGGATGCGGTACTGGCCTACATCCAGGCGCACGATCTGTACCGTGCGCCCAATGCTTGA
- a CDS encoding glutamate-5-semialdehyde dehydrogenase — translation MTESVHDYMTRLGQAARQASRVLARASTAQKNRALQAAANALDAARAELTAANELDLAAARASGLEPAMVDRLALTPKVIDSMIEGLRQVATLPDPIGEIQGMRYLPSGIQVGKMRVPLGVIGIIYESRPNVTIDAASLCLKSGNATILRGGSEAIHSNQAIARCIQQGLAEADLPAAAVQVVETTDRAAVGELITMPEFVDVIVPRGGKGLIERISRDAKVPVIKHLDGVCHVYIDIAADLDKAIRVADNAKTQRYSPCNAMETLLVHQAIAARVLPPLAAIYRDKGVELRGDAATRELLGSDVLEASEDDWFAEYNAPILAIRIVDSLDAAIEHINHYGSQHTDSIITENFSDARRFLTEVDSASVMVNASTRFADGFEYGLGAEIGISTDKLHARGPVGLEGLTSEKYVVFGDGHIRT, via the coding sequence ATGACCGAGTCCGTGCACGACTACATGACCCGCCTGGGCCAGGCCGCCCGCCAGGCCTCCAGGGTGCTCGCCCGTGCCAGCACCGCGCAGAAGAATCGCGCGCTGCAGGCCGCTGCCAATGCCCTCGACGCCGCTCGCGCCGAGTTGACCGCCGCCAACGAACTGGACCTGGCTGCCGCCCGCGCCAGCGGTCTGGAGCCGGCCATGGTCGACCGCCTGGCGCTGACGCCGAAGGTGATCGACAGCATGATCGAAGGCCTGCGCCAAGTGGCGACCCTGCCTGACCCGATCGGCGAGATTCAGGGCATGCGCTACCTGCCGTCCGGTATCCAGGTCGGCAAGATGCGTGTGCCGCTGGGCGTGATCGGCATCATCTACGAGTCGCGGCCGAACGTGACCATCGATGCGGCCAGCCTGTGCCTGAAGTCCGGCAACGCCACCATCCTGCGTGGCGGCTCCGAGGCCATTCATTCCAACCAGGCGATTGCCCGCTGCATCCAGCAGGGCCTGGCCGAGGCCGATCTGCCTGCAGCTGCCGTGCAGGTGGTGGAAACCACTGATCGCGCTGCCGTCGGTGAGCTGATCACCATGCCGGAGTTCGTCGACGTGATCGTGCCGCGCGGTGGCAAGGGCCTGATCGAGCGCATCAGCCGCGACGCCAAGGTACCGGTGATCAAGCACCTGGATGGCGTCTGCCACGTGTATATCGATATCGCTGCCGACCTCGACAAGGCCATTCGCGTTGCCGACAACGCCAAGACCCAGCGTTATTCGCCGTGCAACGCCATGGAAACCCTGCTGGTGCACCAGGCTATCGCCGCGCGCGTGCTGCCGCCGCTAGCCGCCATCTACCGCGACAAGGGCGTGGAGCTGCGTGGCGATGCCGCGACCCGCGAACTGCTCGGCAGCGATGTGCTGGAGGCGAGCGAGGACGACTGGTTCGCCGAGTACAACGCGCCGATCCTGGCGATTCGCATCGTCGACTCGCTGGATGCGGCCATCGAGCACATCAACCACTACGGCTCGCAGCACACCGATTCGATCATCACCGAGAACTTCAGCGATGCGCGGCGCTTCCTCACCGAGGTGGATTCCGCTTCGGTGATGGTCAATGCCTCGACCCGCTTTGCCGATGGTTTCGAATACGGCCTGGGCGCGGAGATCGGTATCTCCACCGACAAGCTGCATGCACGCGGCCCGGTTGGCCTGGAAGGCCTGACCAGCGAGAAATACGTGGTCTTTGGCGACGGACACATTCGCACATAA
- a CDS encoding DNA-3-methyladenine glycosylase, producing the protein MKPAEPTLSLPWPGARPLPDAFFDRDAQLVARELLGKVIRHRVGAQWLSARIIETEAYYLVDKGSHASLGYTDKRKALFADGGHIYMYYARGGDSLNFSAQGPGNAVLIKSAHPWLDAVSGADALAAMQRNNPDSQSQPRAPERLCAGQTLLCKALGLKVPDWDARRFDLQRLFVEDVGERPHSIIQCARLGIPKGRDEHLPYRFVDARYARHCTRNPLRRGQVEGHDYQLHTLEPTRP; encoded by the coding sequence ATGAAGCCTGCCGAACCCACCCTCAGTTTGCCCTGGCCCGGTGCCCGACCACTGCCCGATGCGTTCTTCGACCGCGACGCACAGCTGGTTGCTCGCGAACTGCTCGGCAAGGTGATCCGCCATCGTGTCGGCGCGCAGTGGCTGAGTGCGCGGATCATCGAGACCGAGGCCTATTACCTGGTCGACAAGGGCAGCCACGCATCGCTCGGCTACACCGACAAGCGCAAGGCGCTGTTCGCCGACGGCGGGCACATCTATATGTACTATGCGCGCGGTGGCGACTCGCTGAACTTCAGCGCCCAGGGGCCGGGCAACGCGGTGCTGATCAAGTCGGCGCATCCGTGGCTCGACGCCGTCAGCGGCGCCGATGCTCTGGCCGCGATGCAACGCAACAACCCCGACAGCCAGAGCCAGCCGCGCGCGCCCGAGCGCTTGTGCGCCGGACAGACCCTGCTGTGCAAAGCGCTTGGTCTGAAAGTGCCGGATTGGGACGCACGCCGCTTCGACCTGCAACGACTATTCGTCGAGGATGTCGGCGAACGACCGCACTCGATCATCCAGTGTGCGCGACTGGGCATTCCCAAGGGCCGTGACGAGCACCTGCCTTACCGCTTCGTCGACGCCCGCTATGCCCGCCACTGCACGCGCAACCCTTTGCGCCGTGGACAGGTCGAAGGACACGACTATCAACTACACACGCTGGAGCCTACCCGACCATGA
- a CDS encoding bifunctional DedA family/phosphatase PAP2 family protein, translating to MMQWFDSMTTWLQGSPHWLALAIFLVACLECLAVAGIVIPGTVVLFTLAVLAGNGALELWQTLLLAYTGGLLGDAISYGLGRRFHQGIRRLPVLRDHPEWLTGAENYFQRYGVISLLVGRYIGPLRPMLPLVAGMLDMPAVRFVLVSLLAAAGWAVAYMLPGWATGAALRLPLPEGFWGAAGIVSAALAVMLLLIMQASLRERRWAASLAALLGAIALAAMLIGFPRLDSLDQGLMTLAQDERSTAFDPIAVFITRFGDFHIQFAAGVLLVALLFAARRWQAGLFVAGALLLASTATTVLKNLLARSRPDVLLQPLESYSLPSGHSSAAFAFFLALGVLAGRGSAARTRLTWLLVASLPALTIALSRVYLGVHWPSDIIAGALVAATSCALSLALIQRAAPMQPLPEKVWWLVIPACAALFGAMVAWELSATQLRYSY from the coding sequence ATGATGCAATGGTTCGACAGCATGACCACCTGGTTGCAAGGCAGCCCGCACTGGCTGGCATTGGCCATTTTTCTGGTCGCCTGCCTGGAGTGCCTGGCAGTGGCCGGCATCGTCATCCCTGGCACCGTGGTGCTGTTCACCCTCGCCGTGTTGGCCGGCAATGGCGCCCTGGAGCTGTGGCAGACACTGCTGCTCGCCTATACCGGCGGCCTGCTCGGCGACGCGATTTCCTACGGGCTGGGTCGCCGCTTCCACCAGGGCATCCGGCGCCTGCCGGTGCTGCGTGACCATCCCGAATGGTTGACCGGCGCAGAGAACTACTTCCAGCGCTATGGCGTGATCAGCCTGCTGGTCGGCCGCTACATCGGCCCGCTGCGGCCGATGCTGCCATTGGTCGCCGGTATGCTGGACATGCCGGCCGTGCGCTTCGTCCTGGTCAGCCTGCTGGCCGCCGCCGGCTGGGCAGTGGCCTACATGCTGCCCGGCTGGGCCACCGGCGCCGCCTTGCGCCTGCCGCTACCAGAAGGTTTCTGGGGTGCGGCCGGCATCGTCAGCGCAGCCCTGGCGGTGATGTTGCTGCTGATCATGCAGGCCAGCCTGCGTGAACGGCGCTGGGCCGCCAGCCTGGCCGCACTGCTCGGCGCCATCGCCCTGGCCGCCATGCTGATCGGCTTCCCGCGCCTGGACAGCCTCGACCAGGGTCTGATGACGCTGGCGCAGGACGAGCGCAGCACCGCCTTCGATCCCATCGCGGTGTTCATCACGCGCTTCGGCGACTTCCATATCCAATTCGCCGCCGGCGTCCTGCTGGTGGCGCTGCTGTTCGCCGCACGTCGGTGGCAGGCCGGACTGTTCGTCGCTGGCGCCCTGCTGCTCGCCTCCACCGCAACCACGGTGCTGAAGAACCTACTGGCCCGTTCACGCCCGGATGTCCTGCTGCAGCCGCTGGAAAGCTACAGCCTGCCGAGCGGACACAGCTCTGCGGCATTCGCCTTCTTCCTGGCCCTGGGTGTGCTGGCCGGTCGTGGCAGCGCGGCGCGCACACGCCTGACCTGGCTGCTGGTGGCGAGCCTGCCAGCCCTGACCATCGCCCTGTCGCGGGTGTACCTGGGGGTGCACTGGCCCAGCGACATCATCGCTGGTGCCCTGGTGGCGGCGACCAGTTGTGCGCTCAGCCTGGCCCTGATTCAGCGCGCAGCGCCGATGCAGCCGTTGCCGGAGAAGGTGTGGTGGTTGGTGATTCCGGCCTGCGCTGCGCTGTTTGGCGCCATGGTCGCCTGGGAGCTGTCGGCGACTCAGTTACGCTACAGCTATTGA
- a CDS encoding LON peptidase substrate-binding domain-containing protein, with protein sequence MNLPLFPLNTVLFPGCVLDLQIFEARYLDMISRCMKQGSGFGVVCIVEGAEVGEAASSFAAIGCEALVRDFQQRTNGLLGIRVEGGRRFRVERAQVLPDQLTVAEVQWLEEQPDSPLQAEHADLAALLSALAQHPLVEGLGMAGLPSGQLQLANQLAYLLPLEPGQKLQLLQLDDPELRLSQLQAMVEHLQGDAS encoded by the coding sequence ATGAATCTGCCGCTGTTCCCGCTCAATACCGTACTGTTTCCCGGTTGCGTACTCGACCTGCAGATATTCGAGGCGCGCTACCTGGACATGATCAGCCGCTGCATGAAACAGGGCAGTGGTTTCGGTGTGGTGTGCATCGTCGAGGGCGCTGAAGTGGGCGAAGCTGCCAGTAGTTTTGCCGCGATTGGCTGCGAGGCACTGGTGCGCGACTTTCAGCAGCGTACCAACGGCTTGCTGGGTATTCGCGTCGAAGGTGGGCGGCGTTTTCGTGTCGAGCGCGCCCAGGTTCTGCCTGACCAGCTGACCGTCGCCGAGGTGCAGTGGCTTGAGGAACAGCCAGACAGCCCACTGCAGGCCGAGCATGCCGATCTGGCCGCGCTGCTCTCGGCACTGGCCCAGCATCCGCTGGTGGAAGGGCTGGGCATGGCCGGCTTGCCCAGCGGCCAACTCCAGCTGGCCAATCAGCTGGCCTATCTGTTGCCGCTGGAGCCGGGGCAGAAGCTGCAGCTGCTGCAACTGGATGACCCGGAACTGCGCCTGAGCCAGTTGCAGGCCATGGTGGAGCACCTGCAGGGCGATGCCTCATAG